One window of Thermacetogenium phaeum DSM 12270 genomic DNA carries:
- a CDS encoding DUF2149 domain-containing protein — translation MKSLRKKKGLLTAAEEVNPLEGAINIVDAMLVFACGLMLALVIYWQVPIAPQGERIELKKAREVSHLPDVRRDLVERQEGGKVYEKVGTVFKDPETGKLFMITTEQLR, via the coding sequence GTGAAGTCGCTGCGGAAAAAGAAGGGGCTGCTGACTGCGGCTGAGGAAGTAAATCCCTTGGAGGGAGCAATTAACATTGTGGACGCCATGCTGGTCTTCGCCTGTGGCTTGATGCTCGCTCTGGTGATCTACTGGCAAGTCCCGATCGCCCCTCAGGGGGAAAGAATCGAATTGAAAAAAGCAAGGGAAGTTTCTCATCTCCCCGATGTGCGGCGTGACCTGGTCGAGAGGCAGGAAGGGGGCAAGGTTTACGAAAAGGTAGGGACGGTCTTCAAAGACCCTGAAACAGGGAAGCTTTTTATGATAACTACA
- a CDS encoding MotA/TolQ/ExbB proton channel family protein, whose translation MDLLHGLREVMHQVSAILLAPTIAVLLFFICFAVIELGSLLVEWLFSRRVALTDVSDLVRRIKASRDRAELERLIKESNMLRRQKEALGALLAQAELPHAAWEALARRMLTQEELFYEKIVTKTDLVARLGPMLGLMATLIPLGPGLIALSQGDTEILAESLLTAFDATVLGLASAAVAFFISRVRRRWYEDYMSILETVTEALLEVSRSREVAAEKEGAADCG comes from the coding sequence TTGGATTTGTTGCACGGATTGAGGGAAGTAATGCACCAGGTTTCTGCCATCCTGCTAGCTCCCACCATCGCTGTTCTCCTTTTCTTCATCTGTTTTGCTGTAATCGAACTGGGTAGCCTGCTGGTGGAATGGCTCTTTTCGAGGCGCGTTGCTTTAACCGATGTTTCTGATTTGGTGAGGAGAATCAAAGCGAGCAGGGACCGGGCAGAACTGGAAAGGTTGATTAAGGAAAGCAATATGCTCCGCAGGCAGAAAGAAGCACTGGGGGCGCTGCTGGCGCAGGCAGAACTGCCCCACGCTGCCTGGGAGGCTCTGGCACGCAGAATGCTTACCCAGGAGGAGCTTTTTTACGAAAAGATAGTGACCAAAACAGACCTTGTGGCCCGGTTGGGCCCTATGCTCGGCTTGATGGCGACCCTGATTCCTCTCGGCCCAGGACTGATTGCTCTGAGCCAGGGGGACACCGAGATTCTTGCGGAAAGCTTGCTGACAGCCTTTGACGCCACCGTGCTTGGTCTGGCCTCGGCTGCTGTTGCCTTTTTTATTTCCAGGGTTCGCCGGCGCTGGTATGAGGATTACATGAGCATCCTGGAAACCGTTACTGAAGCTTTGCTGGAGGTGAGCAGGAGCCGTGAAGTCGCTGCGGAAAAAGAAGGGGCTGCTGACTGCGGCTGA
- a CDS encoding cobaltochelatase subunit CobN — MRRWKWILLLFAVYLFATCFASPALGQSDLGVFRFDEKIKKETIDPERYPSREAYAAGEKLAREAVKKFKAEKGSYPPRVAAVVWGKETAGREGPMVSFALALLGVRPRWDPSGKVIGLELISSSELGRPRTDVITITTGLFRDLFKDQVIMLDRAHRLALAASYQSITSAYPELQVALDASLAPLEKAGLLVKGREPLDSNYVATCWIIAVHEFLAKGHQPEEAGELATARIFAPPAGEFGSGVTLIGSPQDPEKVADRFVNRLGNIYSETEWGTNRPEVFKELLKACKVLFHCYSESPILDQDDLPLEYTYVPGLKVALEKWGGGEVEKITGTIHGLQGGGTGEEQGQAEGSGTGGEQEKVEGSRVRLGEKGATPVAQKESSAEGKKPVQTSSQQQASSAPSSLRAPEAQPGARIFEIEPVPSPATNSQEQASCWSTVGILLALFAVGGVKGLLRHRREFAQVHLISF, encoded by the coding sequence TTGCGGCGCTGGAAATGGATCCTGCTCTTGTTCGCAGTTTATCTCTTTGCCACCTGTTTTGCCTCTCCTGCTCTGGGGCAATCAGATCTGGGTGTCTTCCGCTTTGACGAAAAAATCAAGAAAGAAACCATCGATCCTGAAAGATATCCCAGTCGGGAGGCCTATGCTGCAGGAGAAAAGCTGGCCCGGGAGGCTGTCAAAAAGTTCAAAGCGGAAAAGGGAAGTTATCCCCCGCGGGTAGCAGCAGTGGTATGGGGCAAAGAGACGGCGGGGAGAGAAGGGCCGATGGTTTCCTTTGCCCTTGCCCTGCTTGGTGTCAGGCCCCGGTGGGATCCATCTGGAAAGGTGATTGGCCTGGAGTTGATCAGTTCCAGTGAATTGGGCCGGCCGCGCACAGATGTCATAACAATCACCACAGGATTGTTTCGTGATCTTTTCAAAGACCAGGTGATTATGCTGGACCGGGCGCATCGCTTGGCCCTGGCGGCCTCTTACCAGAGCATCACCTCGGCCTATCCCGAACTTCAAGTGGCCCTGGATGCTTCCCTTGCCCCTTTAGAAAAAGCCGGTCTGCTCGTAAAAGGGAGGGAACCGCTAGACTCCAACTATGTCGCTACATGCTGGATAATTGCTGTCCACGAGTTCCTGGCCAAAGGCCACCAACCAGAAGAGGCAGGTGAACTGGCAACGGCCAGGATCTTTGCTCCTCCTGCAGGAGAGTTTGGCTCTGGTGTTACATTGATCGGGTCTCCGCAGGACCCGGAAAAGGTGGCCGACCGGTTTGTGAACCGCCTGGGCAACATTTATTCGGAAACGGAGTGGGGCACAAACCGGCCCGAAGTTTTCAAAGAACTGCTGAAGGCGTGCAAGGTGCTCTTCCACTGTTACAGCGAAAGCCCCATCCTCGACCAGGATGACCTGCCCCTGGAATACACTTACGTGCCGGGGCTGAAGGTGGCCCTGGAAAAATGGGGAGGAGGTGAGGTGGAAAAGATTACGGGAACAATCCACGGCCTGCAGGGAGGCGGAACAGGCGAAGAGCAAGGGCAGGCTGAGGGCTCTGGAACAGGCGGAGAACAGGAGAAAGTTGAGGGTTCGCGGGTCCGGCTCGGGGAAAAGGGAGCTACTCCTGTGGCTCAGAAGGAGTCATCAGCAGAAGGAAAAAAACCGGTTCAGACGAGCTCTCAGCAGCAGGCAAGTTCAGCACCTTCGTCGCTCCGAGCGCCTGAGGCTCAGCCAGGGGCGCGGATCTTTGAAATAGAACCTGTTCCATCGCCTGCCACAAATTCTCAGGAGCAAGCCTCCTGCTGGTCTACTGTTGGGATCCTTCTGGCCCTGTTTGCGGTAGGTGGAGTAAAGGGGCTTCTCCGGCACAGGCGAGAATTTGCCCAGGTGCATCTGATTAGTTTCTGA
- a CDS encoding ABC transporter ATP-binding protein, whose protein sequence is MLVKAVALSKTYKIGWLKKRSIKVIKEAEIFIDKGETVGLVGESGSGKTTLGLLLTGLLKPDDGQIFFNGKEITRLTPSENKDFRRRVQIIFQHPEAAFNPKWRLIRSLAEPFRLHGIPFTERALLEQLETIGLYKEHLDRYPSQLSGGELQRAAIARVMVLEPKFLVLDEPTSMLDVITQAQIIRLLQEIQKEKGLAYLFITHDLELARLFCRRIYCLVDGKLQEMLTVRSASRESDF, encoded by the coding sequence ATGTTAGTTAAAGCAGTTGCCCTGAGCAAGACCTATAAGATCGGGTGGCTCAAGAAAAGGTCCATTAAGGTGATCAAAGAGGCCGAGATCTTTATCGATAAAGGGGAGACCGTAGGCCTCGTCGGGGAGAGTGGGAGCGGCAAAACCACCCTGGGGCTCCTTTTAACGGGTCTTTTAAAACCTGATGACGGTCAGATTTTCTTTAACGGGAAGGAAATCACCAGACTGACTCCGTCAGAGAATAAGGATTTCCGGCGCCGGGTCCAGATCATCTTCCAGCACCCCGAGGCGGCCTTCAACCCCAAATGGAGATTAATCCGGAGCCTGGCCGAACCTTTTAGGCTGCACGGGATTCCATTCACGGAAAGAGCTCTTTTGGAACAACTGGAAACCATCGGCCTTTATAAAGAGCATCTGGACCGTTACCCCTCCCAGTTGAGCGGGGGAGAACTGCAGAGGGCAGCCATCGCCAGGGTCATGGTGCTCGAGCCAAAGTTTCTCGTCCTGGATGAACCTACCAGTATGCTGGATGTCATTACCCAGGCGCAGATCATCAGGCTTTTGCAGGAGATTCAGAAGGAGAAAGGATTGGCCTATCTCTTCATCACCCACGATTTAGAGCTGGCCCGGTTGTTCTGCCGGCGGATTTACTGCCTGGTGGACGGGAAACTACAGGAAATGTTGACGGTGCGTTCAGCCTCACGAGAGAGTGATTTCTGA
- a CDS encoding ABC transporter ATP-binding protein — MDSNLLLIRNLSVEFPGPGGSIRAVDKVDLEIEKGERVALVGETGSGKSVLLLSLLRLLPAGARISGEVWYEGRNLLRLSEDELCRIRGRELAYIPQGTGNALNPVLTVGIQVAEPLIVHLGFKKRPALAKAVSLLGQLGIPEAQKRAFEYPHQYSGGMKQRALVAMGVVAEPEVLLADEPTKGVDWERREEILNLFQSLTGKTILTVTHDLCFAEKFAEKVAVMYAAQIVEVAPRAEFFRQPLHPYAQALLAALPPRGLRPLAGYAPEHASYGEPGCRFRMRCPRAFRRCQEEPPLLEENGRRVRCWLYVS, encoded by the coding sequence GTGGATTCCAATTTGCTTCTTATCAGGAACCTGTCGGTGGAATTTCCGGGTCCCGGGGGTTCAATCCGGGCAGTGGACAAGGTTGACCTGGAGATTGAAAAAGGGGAGCGGGTGGCCCTGGTCGGGGAAACAGGCAGCGGCAAAAGCGTCCTGCTTCTCTCCCTTCTCCGCCTTCTGCCGGCCGGGGCCCGGATTTCCGGGGAAGTCTGGTACGAAGGAAGGAACCTTCTCCGTTTATCCGAGGATGAACTCTGCCGGATCCGGGGGCGGGAGCTGGCCTACATCCCGCAAGGGACAGGAAACGCCTTGAACCCCGTCTTAACCGTGGGAATTCAAGTGGCCGAGCCTCTGATCGTCCACCTGGGCTTCAAAAAGAGGCCCGCTCTGGCAAAGGCGGTTTCTCTGCTCGGGCAACTAGGCATCCCCGAGGCTCAAAAAAGAGCCTTCGAGTACCCGCATCAGTACAGCGGGGGGATGAAGCAGAGAGCGCTGGTGGCCATGGGGGTAGTTGCCGAGCCCGAGGTCCTGCTGGCCGATGAACCGACAAAGGGAGTGGACTGGGAGAGGCGGGAAGAGATCTTGAATCTCTTTCAGAGTTTGACTGGAAAAACCATCTTAACTGTTACCCACGATCTCTGTTTTGCCGAAAAGTTTGCCGAAAAGGTGGCAGTAATGTATGCAGCCCAAATTGTGGAGGTGGCTCCCCGGGCGGAATTCTTCAGACAGCCGCTTCACCCTTACGCCCAGGCGTTGCTGGCCGCCTTACCCCCCCGCGGCTTGCGGCCGCTGGCCGGCTACGCCCCTGAGCACGCCAGCTATGGAGAACCTGGCTGTCGTTTCAGGATGCGTTGTCCCCGTGCCTTCCGCCGCTGCCAGGAAGAGCCGCCTCTTTTAGAAGAAAACGGTCGCCGGGTGAGGTGCTGGCTCTATGTTAGTTAA
- a CDS encoding nucleotidyltransferase domain-containing protein codes for MYGGYNETPQFEEYLAGHKRRAWMEEKFLVARKREAWKKAKRLAKELPLLFPLCRIYLFGSLTNGHFSTFSDIDIALEGLDEKDHLKTLTAAENIARPFRVDVIRLEEAPLSLKRKIFSQGVIIYEQGKD; via the coding sequence ATGTACGGCGGGTATAATGAAACGCCCCAGTTTGAAGAATACCTGGCAGGCCACAAAAGGCGAGCCTGGATGGAAGAAAAATTTCTCGTTGCCCGTAAAAGAGAGGCCTGGAAAAAGGCAAAGCGACTGGCAAAAGAACTGCCGCTTCTATTCCCGCTGTGCCGCATTTATCTGTTTGGCTCCTTGACCAATGGGCACTTTTCCACCTTCTCGGATATAGACATTGCCCTGGAAGGCCTGGATGAGAAGGACCACTTAAAAACGTTAACGGCTGCCGAAAATATCGCCCGTCCCTTCCGGGTAGATGTAATCCGGCTGGAAGAAGCCCCGTTATCCTTGAAGAGAAAAATATTCAGCCAGGGTGTGATTATTTATGAGCAAGGAAAAGATTAG
- a CDS encoding ribonuclease toxin HepT-like protein: MSKEKISAYLSLIGDLEDKMSFIENIARKINSLGQEISRISGKIPEEKLMALAGYLHHFYTGIEDILARIIKTVDGYMPRSGDWHSELLYVSSRKTPGVRPAIISAELQEILSDYKAFRHLYRHAYTKELRWKKIEHLALNIQDVWMAFKKSIGAIIQFLQKIINKLEKNEF, from the coding sequence ATGAGCAAGGAAAAGATTAGTGCTTACCTGAGTTTAATAGGTGACCTGGAAGATAAGATGTCCTTCATAGAGAACATTGCCCGCAAAATTAATTCTCTGGGCCAGGAAATAAGCCGTATTTCTGGCAAGATTCCCGAGGAAAAGTTAATGGCCCTGGCCGGTTACCTGCACCATTTTTACACCGGAATAGAAGACATTCTAGCGCGGATAATTAAAACAGTGGACGGCTACATGCCCCGTTCTGGGGACTGGCATTCGGAATTGCTCTATGTTAGTTCGCGGAAAACGCCCGGTGTTAGGCCGGCTATAATCTCGGCTGAGCTGCAGGAGATATTGAGCGACTACAAGGCATTCAGGCACCTTTACCGTCATGCCTATACCAAAGAGCTGCGATGGAAAAAGATAGAGCATCTGGCCCTAAATATACAGGATGTCTGGATGGCTTTTAAGAAAAGTATCGGGGCAATTATTCAATTCCTACAAAAAATAATTAACAAGCTGGAGAAAAATGAATTTTGA
- a CDS encoding methyltransferase domain-containing protein, protein MITEKLNPEGGATNCSRYPLKDPHFWTETWNEAHRHSLSARRRPDLNPIEYWNRLAGQVERWTDQANARGRVDRVLAWLEQQGVLHPQMEVLDIGAGAGTFTIPLARLVKRVVALEPAPAVLAALQKRVEAQGLANVHFLDREWERIDPAQEGLARRFDLVFASLTPGVRDAETLQKMMTCSRRWCFLCDFAGRRQSTVREELWRMIFGEEMPPPGHDIIYPLNYLYTSGYYPSFQVWVDDWEQELPIAEAIADLEELFQFYTEVTPEVKEKMTDHVKRRATNGVFRRKDRVRLGMILWRVDDKWELETGVV, encoded by the coding sequence GGCGCATCGCCATTCCCTATCTGCCAGGCGACGCCCTGACCTGAACCCTATAGAATACTGGAACCGGCTGGCCGGGCAAGTTGAACGCTGGACCGATCAGGCGAACGCCAGAGGGCGTGTTGACCGTGTACTAGCCTGGCTCGAGCAACAGGGAGTACTGCACCCGCAAATGGAGGTACTGGACATCGGTGCCGGAGCGGGTACTTTCACCATACCTCTGGCCCGGCTGGTAAAAAGGGTGGTGGCCCTGGAACCGGCCCCGGCCGTGCTGGCCGCCTTGCAAAAGAGGGTGGAGGCACAAGGACTGGCAAACGTCCACTTTCTTGACCGGGAGTGGGAAAGGATTGACCCGGCGCAAGAAGGCCTGGCCAGGCGGTTCGACCTGGTCTTTGCCTCCCTCACGCCTGGCGTGCGGGATGCGGAAACCCTTCAAAAAATGATGACCTGCTCCCGCCGGTGGTGTTTTCTGTGCGACTTTGCCGGGCGGCGGCAGAGTACGGTGCGGGAGGAGCTGTGGCGGATGATCTTTGGCGAAGAAATGCCTCCGCCGGGTCACGATATTATCTACCCCCTCAACTACCTCTACACCTCGGGTTATTATCCTTCTTTTCAGGTCTGGGTGGACGATTGGGAGCAAGAGTTGCCGATAGCAGAGGCAATAGCTGATCTGGAGGAACTCTTTCAGTTCTATACAGAGGTGACTCCTGAGGTTAAAGAAAAGATGACTGATCACGTAAAGCGACGGGCAACTAATGGAGTTTTCCGGAGAAAGGATCGAGTGCGGTTGGGGATGATCCTATGGAGAGTAGATGACAAATGGGAATTGGAAACAGGTGTTGTTTGA